From Gimesia panareensis, the proteins below share one genomic window:
- a CDS encoding ABC transporter substrate-binding protein translates to MKHGFELKLILLLLTLAWSAGCGSQEDASVAAQAEQAAKAPASELPVAPEEAEVDVVAETKSFPVTVKDYQGRDVTLAKQPRRIISLLPSHTETLFALGAGAQMVGCTSLCNYPSETKELKQIALANPGSISLETLVALQPDLIVTGGDYHRQLAAQLETLKIPVLALESQSVADIEKAMLGIGQATGHSQQGKALIDRLNQEIAQLQKQIKPFQKEQRPRVFYRVWDQPLMTAGPHSFIGELITLAGGENVFADVEPAYPQVSEETLILRNPEVIVMPRMKEGPADAQQVLEKLRQRPGWSDLAAVKEGRVYLIEDDVISRPGPRVVQGLQKLAQALYPEAFPNP, encoded by the coding sequence ATGAAACATGGATTCGAATTGAAACTGATCCTGCTGTTACTGACGCTGGCCTGGTCTGCGGGCTGTGGTTCGCAGGAGGACGCTTCTGTTGCAGCGCAGGCAGAGCAGGCGGCGAAGGCACCTGCGTCCGAGCTGCCGGTTGCTCCGGAAGAGGCGGAAGTCGACGTGGTCGCGGAGACGAAGTCGTTCCCGGTCACGGTGAAAGATTACCAGGGGCGCGATGTCACGCTGGCGAAACAGCCACGGCGGATTATTTCGCTGCTTCCGTCGCATACGGAGACGCTGTTTGCGCTGGGGGCGGGCGCACAGATGGTGGGCTGCACGTCGCTGTGTAACTATCCTTCGGAGACAAAGGAACTGAAACAGATTGCACTGGCGAACCCGGGCAGCATCAGTCTGGAAACGCTGGTGGCACTGCAGCCGGACCTGATTGTGACGGGCGGGGATTATCACCGTCAACTGGCAGCCCAACTGGAGACCTTGAAGATTCCGGTGCTGGCACTGGAGTCGCAGTCGGTAGCAGATATTGAAAAAGCGATGCTGGGGATCGGGCAGGCGACCGGGCATTCTCAACAGGGGAAAGCGTTAATCGACCGGTTGAACCAGGAGATCGCCCAGTTACAGAAACAGATCAAACCGTTTCAGAAAGAGCAGCGGCCGCGCGTCTTTTACCGGGTCTGGGATCAGCCGTTGATGACGGCCGGCCCGCATTCGTTTATTGGCGAGTTGATCACGCTGGCCGGGGGAGAGAATGTGTTTGCGGATGTGGAACCTGCGTATCCCCAGGTGAGTGAAGAGACTCTGATCCTGCGGAACCCGGAAGTAATCGTCATGCCGCGAATGAAAGAGGGGCCCGCGGACGCGCAGCAGGTGCTTGAGAAACTGCGTCAGCGTCCGGGGTGGTCCGATCTGGCGGCGGTGAAAGAGGGACGCGTGTATCTGATTGAAGACGATGTGATTTCCCGGCCCGGTCCGCGGGTGGTGCAGGGACTTCAAAAACTGGCACAGGCGTTGTACCCTGAGGCATTTCCCAACCCTTAA
- a CDS encoding FecCD family ABC transporter permease → MRPTQPRFAVWRILPFLGGLLLALLVGIHFGAVQLSLSEIWQGLTGAAAGAQIETILWQIRLPRVVLAACVGAGLAVAGAAFQGVFRNPLADPFVIGASSGAALGATLALLCLAGSVTVITSTGQVPWLILAAFGGAMLIVGAVFVIAALSNLGRSAPLLTLILAGMALSSFTGALVSLIMFLNHEMLNTIFNWLLGSFSGRHWNEIAIAGPVILVSGGLLWMLSRPLDLLSFGDETAMSLGLPSGKVRLLILAAATLCTAACVSVSGVIGFLGLMAPHMTRILLGPRHGLLIPGSALLGAILLVIADTLARTVIAPTEIPVGVVTALMGCPFFLFLLISRGRQTM, encoded by the coding sequence GTGAGACCCACGCAACCCCGTTTTGCTGTCTGGCGAATACTCCCGTTCCTGGGAGGGCTGCTGCTGGCGCTGCTGGTGGGAATTCATTTTGGTGCGGTGCAGTTATCGCTGTCCGAAATCTGGCAGGGATTGACAGGCGCCGCAGCCGGCGCGCAGATCGAGACGATTCTGTGGCAGATCCGACTGCCGCGGGTGGTACTGGCGGCCTGCGTCGGTGCCGGACTGGCGGTTGCGGGAGCTGCGTTTCAGGGAGTGTTTCGGAACCCACTGGCCGATCCGTTCGTGATTGGCGCTTCGAGCGGTGCCGCCCTGGGAGCGACACTGGCTCTGCTTTGCCTGGCGGGAAGTGTGACGGTCATCACGAGCACCGGGCAGGTGCCCTGGCTGATCCTGGCTGCCTTTGGCGGTGCGATGTTGATTGTCGGGGCTGTATTTGTGATCGCGGCACTCAGTAACCTGGGACGGAGTGCGCCGCTGTTGACGTTAATCCTGGCGGGGATGGCGCTCAGCAGTTTTACCGGCGCCCTGGTGTCGCTGATCATGTTTTTGAATCATGAGATGCTGAATACAATTTTCAACTGGCTGCTGGGAAGTTTTTCCGGCAGGCACTGGAATGAAATTGCGATTGCCGGTCCGGTGATCCTGGTGAGCGGCGGTCTGTTGTGGATGTTGTCGCGGCCGCTGGACCTGTTGTCGTTCGGGGATGAGACAGCGATGTCGCTGGGGCTGCCCAGTGGCAAGGTGCGGTTGTTGATTTTAGCGGCGGCCACGTTGTGCACGGCGGCCTGTGTGTCGGTGTCGGGGGTGATCGGATTCCTGGGACTGATGGCACCGCACATGACACGGATTCTACTGGGCCCGCGACACGGACTGCTGATCCCGGGGAGTGCGCTGCTGGGGGCGATTCTACTGGTGATTGCCGACACGCTGGCACGGACCGTGATTGCACCGACGGAGATCCCGGTGGGGGTGGTGACGGCCTTGATGGGCTGCCCGTTTTTTCTATTCCTGCTGATCAGCCGCGGCCGACAGACAATGTGA
- the metE gene encoding 5-methyltetrahydropteroyltriglutamate--homocysteine S-methyltransferase: MAIATNLGFPRIGAQRELKRAVEKFWSGKISEAELHNVCRELRETNWKRQQQAGIAHIPSNDFSLYDQVLDTAALVGAIPRRFDWSGDEVDLATYFAMARGGKGGQSVTASTEGVAALEMTKWFDTNYHYLVPEFEVDQQFQLASRKPIEEYLEAKALGIETRPVLLGPVSFLLLGKTWEADIDPLSLLDALPPVYAEVLAELAAAGAEWVQIDEPCLVLDLTESHQAAFQRAYDRLSINGNQLKIVLATYFGDLKENLSTAVSLPVDALHIDLVRAPEQLEEVLAQLPEELSLSLGVVDGRNIWKNDVSRSISLVETVVERLGTDRVLIGPSCSLLHTPVDLSLESALDPEIRQWLAYAQQKLEEINLITRAINGGRKSVAAELAWYDEKMAARRNSERVHRTEVKERCAGVTEEMLRRQSPYQQRQTIQTHELQLPLFPTTTIGSFPQTDEIRKARAAFKKGELKEAAYEEFLKHCIASDIRCQEEIGLDVLVHGEAERNDMVEYFGEQLEGFIATQHGWVQSYGSRCVKPPVIFGDVQRREPMTVKWTAYAQSCTGKLMKGMLTGPVTILQWSFVRDDQPRSVTCQQIGLAIRDEVLDLEASGIRVIQIDEPAIREGLPLRKSDWDAYLQWAVDCFRVASAGVEDETQIHTHMCYSEFNDIIEAIGALDADVISIETSRSNMELLDAFVQYHYPNEIGPGVYDIHSPRVPTVESIEYLLEKALEVLLPRQLWVNPDCGLKTRKWEEVRPSLENMVTAAQQLRARWLSRV; encoded by the coding sequence ATGGCTATTGCTACGAATCTTGGATTTCCCCGTATCGGCGCGCAGCGTGAACTGAAACGGGCCGTTGAAAAATTCTGGTCCGGAAAAATATCAGAAGCGGAATTACACAATGTCTGTCGCGAACTGCGTGAAACCAACTGGAAACGACAGCAGCAGGCGGGGATCGCGCACATTCCCTCCAACGATTTTTCTCTTTACGACCAGGTCCTGGATACCGCGGCGCTGGTCGGTGCGATTCCGCGGCGGTTTGACTGGTCGGGCGATGAAGTTGACCTGGCGACCTACTTCGCGATGGCGCGGGGCGGGAAAGGGGGGCAGTCGGTCACCGCCTCAACGGAAGGCGTCGCGGCACTGGAGATGACCAAATGGTTCGACACGAACTACCATTACCTGGTCCCCGAGTTTGAAGTGGACCAGCAGTTCCAGCTCGCTTCGCGGAAGCCGATCGAGGAGTACCTGGAAGCGAAAGCCTTGGGGATCGAGACGCGTCCGGTGCTGCTGGGGCCGGTCTCGTTTCTGCTGTTGGGGAAGACCTGGGAGGCGGATATCGATCCTTTAAGCCTGCTCGATGCACTGCCGCCCGTGTATGCAGAGGTGCTTGCGGAGCTGGCGGCAGCCGGGGCGGAGTGGGTGCAGATTGACGAACCCTGCCTGGTGCTCGATCTGACGGAGTCCCATCAGGCGGCTTTTCAACGGGCCTACGATCGGCTGTCGATCAACGGGAATCAGCTCAAAATTGTTCTGGCGACCTATTTTGGTGATCTGAAAGAGAACCTGTCGACCGCGGTATCGCTGCCGGTCGATGCGCTGCACATCGATCTGGTGCGGGCACCGGAACAGTTGGAAGAGGTGCTGGCCCAACTGCCGGAAGAGCTTTCGCTTTCGCTGGGAGTCGTCGACGGGCGGAACATCTGGAAGAACGATGTCAGCCGCTCGATTTCGCTGGTGGAAACCGTCGTGGAACGGCTGGGAACAGATCGCGTGCTGATCGGGCCATCCTGTTCGCTGCTGCACACGCCCGTCGATCTGTCGCTGGAGTCGGCGCTGGATCCGGAAATTCGCCAGTGGCTGGCGTATGCCCAGCAGAAGCTGGAGGAGATCAACCTGATCACGCGAGCCATCAATGGCGGACGGAAATCAGTGGCTGCGGAACTGGCCTGGTACGATGAGAAGATGGCAGCCCGGCGGAATTCGGAGCGCGTGCATCGTACGGAGGTGAAGGAACGCTGTGCCGGCGTGACGGAAGAAATGCTGCGACGGCAGTCTCCTTACCAGCAGCGACAGACGATCCAGACGCACGAACTGCAGTTGCCCCTGTTTCCGACGACGACCATCGGTTCGTTTCCGCAGACCGATGAGATCCGCAAGGCGCGGGCCGCGTTTAAGAAAGGGGAACTGAAGGAAGCGGCGTACGAAGAATTTCTCAAGCACTGCATTGCCAGTGATATTCGCTGCCAGGAAGAGATCGGCCTGGATGTGCTCGTGCATGGCGAAGCGGAGCGGAACGACATGGTTGAGTACTTCGGCGAACAACTGGAAGGTTTCATTGCGACGCAGCATGGCTGGGTGCAGAGTTATGGCTCGCGGTGTGTGAAACCCCCCGTGATCTTTGGCGATGTGCAGCGCAGGGAACCGATGACGGTGAAGTGGACTGCTTATGCGCAGTCCTGTACCGGGAAGCTGATGAAGGGGATGCTCACCGGGCCGGTGACGATTCTGCAATGGTCGTTTGTGAGAGACGATCAGCCCCGGAGCGTGACCTGCCAGCAGATCGGACTGGCGATCCGGGATGAAGTGCTCGATCTGGAAGCGAGCGGCATCCGGGTGATTCAGATCGATGAGCCGGCGATCCGTGAAGGCCTGCCGCTACGGAAGTCCGACTGGGACGCGTATCTGCAGTGGGCGGTGGACTGTTTCCGGGTGGCCTCGGCAGGCGTGGAAGACGAGACGCAGATCCACACGCACATGTGCTATTCGGAATTCAACGATATCATCGAAGCGATCGGGGCCCTGGACGCGGATGTGATTTCGATTGAGACGTCGCGGAGCAACATGGAACTGCTGGATGCGTTCGTGCAGTATCATTATCCGAATGAAATCGGACCCGGCGTGTATGACATTCATTCGCCCCGGGTGCCGACGGTGGAGTCGATTGAGTATCTGCTGGAGAAAGCCCTCGAAGTATTGCTGCCCCGCCAGTTGTGGGTGAATCCGGATTGCGGGCTCAAAACCCGCAAATGGGAGGAAGTGCGGCCCTCGCTGGAGAACATGGTCACGGCAGCCCAGCAGCTGCGGGCCCGGTGGCTGTCGCGCGTCTGA
- a CDS encoding Dabb family protein — protein sequence MADTQLAHMVYFTLNDGSPEAIQTMVDACHKYLKDHPGVVYFSAGQRGPEFQREVNDQEFHVALNVVFDTKESHDVYQTAPEHLQFIEENKASWAKVRVFDSYVTG from the coding sequence ATGGCAGACACACAACTGGCTCACATGGTCTATTTCACTCTCAATGACGGCTCTCCGGAAGCCATCCAGACCATGGTGGACGCCTGCCACAAATATCTGAAAGATCATCCCGGCGTCGTCTACTTTTCCGCCGGCCAGCGCGGCCCCGAATTCCAGCGGGAGGTCAACGACCAGGAATTTCACGTCGCCCTGAACGTGGTTTTCGACACGAAAGAATCCCACGACGTCTACCAGACCGCGCCGGAGCATCTGCAGTTCATCGAAGAGAACAAAGCGTCCTGGGCCAAGGTCCGCGTGTTCGACAGCTACGTCACCGGCTGA
- a CDS encoding ABC transporter ATP-binding protein, with protein sequence MHEIELENVTCGYPNQRVLQEVSLAVEPSRVLVLLGPNGSGKTTLLRALFQLIAVQQGTILVEGQDVQRLSRREMAQKLALAPQLEVPQWPMTIEETVQLGRSAHRGWVQPFGEEDTAHVETALAQTGLTELRGKKITEISGGEWRRTLIARALVQQTKVLCLDEPTTGLDLKYQVEILSLIRDLAHERQLTVLLTIHDLNLASCFADQIVLLAGGEIAALGTAAEVLTETRLSEVYQTRVKVVPHPEYQTPLVVPLL encoded by the coding sequence ATGCACGAAATTGAACTGGAGAATGTGACCTGCGGTTATCCGAACCAGCGTGTACTGCAAGAAGTATCACTGGCAGTGGAGCCGAGCAGGGTGCTGGTGTTGCTGGGCCCCAATGGTTCGGGGAAGACCACGCTGCTCCGCGCGCTGTTTCAGTTGATCGCGGTGCAGCAGGGTACGATCCTGGTGGAAGGCCAGGATGTGCAGCGACTCTCGCGGCGGGAGATGGCTCAAAAACTGGCATTGGCACCACAGCTGGAGGTGCCTCAATGGCCGATGACGATTGAAGAGACCGTGCAGCTGGGACGCTCGGCTCACCGGGGCTGGGTGCAGCCGTTTGGTGAAGAGGATACGGCACACGTGGAAACGGCACTGGCGCAGACCGGATTGACAGAACTGCGGGGGAAGAAGATTACGGAGATCTCCGGCGGGGAATGGCGACGGACCCTGATTGCCCGCGCGCTGGTCCAACAGACGAAGGTGCTCTGCCTGGATGAACCGACGACGGGACTCGATCTGAAATATCAGGTCGAGATCCTGTCACTGATTCGCGATCTGGCACATGAGCGGCAATTGACGGTGCTGCTCACGATTCATGATCTGAACCTGGCCAGCTGTTTCGCCGACCAGATTGTGCTGCTGGCCGGAGGAGAGATCGCTGCGTTGGGAACCGCGGCGGAGGTGTTGACGGAAACGCGTTTGAGCGAGGTCTATCAGACCCGGGTCAAAGTCGTGCCCCATCCGGAATACCAGACGCCGCTGGTGGTTCCCCTGCTGTAA